Genomic DNA from Chryseobacterium shigense:
CCGAACGCAGGAGGACAATCGCCAACGTTGGATGAAACTCTTACGTAAACAGTTGTATTGGTACTGTAATTCCAGTTAGCCGGCAGCGTATTATTGTTCCCAGCAGTGGCATCTGCCTGAACCAGATAATATTTTACAGTGAAATTGGCAGGATTGGTTACGATCTGTGGTGTTACAGTCGCGAAATTCACATTTATAATTCCGTCAAAGTTATCATCACAAAGATTTGCATTGAAGTTGCCTGTATTCACATTAGGCGAAGGATTCAGTGTCAATGTGATCTGTGCAGGTTTGGAGCACCCGAATGCTGAAGTCACATTAGCATAAACTGTTCCTGCAGGACCTGAATAATTGGCAGGATTTGCAATCTGTCCGGTTAAATTAGCATTGGTATAGTACATTACTGTAGTTCCCGGATCAGGGCTTACAACAGCTGAAGTAAGGTTAAATGTTCCGTTTCCGCTGGCATCAGCACACGAAGACATAGTTGCATTTTGAGTCTGAAGAACATCAATGTTTATGACTATTTTGAAATATTCAAAATCTGCAGGATTTCCGTTTCCGTCAACATAATAAATGAAAGAATCTGTAGTATCTGCTGTAAGTCCTGCATTGGGAGTATAAGTTATCTGCCCTGTTGCGGGATTTACTGTTGCCGTACCATTGGCAGGCTGTGAAATAATATTGGTATGTGAAGGAACAATTACCTGTGCAGAACTGGTAAAAGCGGGAGTAATTACTTTTGTATTACATGATCCGATATTATAGGTAGTTGTTGTAATTGGTGGACATAAGGTGTAATTGTAACCGGCTGTCAATCTTGTGTCGCAATTGTTTTTTGTAACCAAACAGGTATAGGTTCCTGCTCCGTATAATTCAGGATTGATGGAGAAGGAAGTTGCTCCCGGAATAATATTTCCATCTAAATACCACTGATATCCATCATAGGTATTATCAACCTGTAATAAAATTCCTGAATAACAATCTCCTGTTTTTGAAATCACCGGAACAGAGGAGAATCCTGCAAAATATCCGCCATAACCAACAGCACCGCTTCCTGCCGCAATTCCTGCCGTAACAGATTTTGTTGAATTTACAGTGATATTCCCGGAAACATTCGGAATAGAGTAGGTGACCCAATTGGGGTTTCCGGTCACAGGGTAAGGTCCGTTTACTGCCGCAATAGCCCCTCCGTTGTAAGTAACTGTTGCCCCGGTCTGGGTAATGATATTTAATTTTGTACTATAAGTCAGGCCCCCGATTCTATTGATAAAACCAATCTCATCAACTTTATTGGGCATGAAACAGCTTAAAGGCGGAATAAAATTCATTCCTCCTGTTGGATACTCATTTCCTCCCGAAACCCCGGCTAAAAACTGATAAACGTAAATGTTTTTGTTTGAGGAAATTCCCATGTTGTAATTTCCATTTCCCTGATTAATATAATTGCTGCTGGGAACCATATAGTATTGTCCGGTATTTAGGGTAATTCCTGAGGCAACTCCGTTGATGGTAAGCTGTGTGTTATTTTCAGTTGCGATAACCAAAGCGGTTTCCATTTCTGAGGATACAGATCCATTGCCTTTTACCACAACAAAATCTTTTCCCAATCTATCTACAGGCACAGCCTGATCCATTAAAACATCATTATTAGTGAAATTTAAATTAGTATAAATTCCATTAAAATTCCCATTGGTTACAGAAATGGGTTTCGTTGCTTCTATTTTTGCACCGACAAGCCCGTCAAGATTATAGCTTGAATCTGCACTTACAGCATCCATTATATAGGATTCTCCCCGATTTAATGTGAAAGTTTTAGTTGGAGTTGATGAACCATCAGAAAAAACAACATTCGGGTTATATCCTGAAACAACAACCAATGTATTGTCTTCTGTAGCGGTAATTCCTATTGTTGAGTTTACATAATAAGCCACTCCTGTCAGAGGGGCCATACCTGCATAAAATATTTTTCCAAGACCGGCTAAACCTTTAGAGGTGATGATTTCTGCATGATTCTGAAGAGAAAATCTATAATTTGCGAAGAATTTTTTAGGCCCTTTCACATACACTCCCATGGCATTAGGTGTGAAGAGCTCTCCCTGCTGATCTGTAATGAGAAAATCATTGGGAATGGATACCTGTGCAGGATTTCCTTTACTAACAGAAACTGTTGTATACAACGTATTGCTGTTGTAGATCTGAACATCAAAAGGAGTCGTTTCATTCGTTGAAAGATACAGATATCCCTGAAGTCCTGTAGTTCCTGCTTTTGCAGCCATCGGTGCAAACCAA
This window encodes:
- a CDS encoding T9SS type B sorting domain-containing protein — encoded protein: MKKLLLTICTFLCLLFNAQLDTDHWFAPMAAKAGTTGLQGYLYLSTNETTPFDVQIYNSNTLYTTVSVSKGNPAQVSIPNDFLITDQQGELFTPNAMGVYVKGPKKFFANYRFSLQNHAEIITSKGLAGLGKIFYAGMAPLTGVAYYVNSTIGITATEDNTLVVVSGYNPNVVFSDGSSTPTKTFTLNRGESYIMDAVSADSSYNLDGLVGAKIEATKPISVTNGNFNGIYTNLNFTNNDVLMDQAVPVDRLGKDFVVVKGNGSVSSEMETALVIATENNTQLTINGVASGITLNTGQYYMVPSSNYINQGNGNYNMGISSNKNIYVYQFLAGVSGGNEYPTGGMNFIPPLSCFMPNKVDEIGFINRIGGLTYSTKLNIITQTGATVTYNGGAIAAVNGPYPVTGNPNWVTYSIPNVSGNITVNSTKSVTAGIAAGSGAVGYGGYFAGFSSVPVISKTGDCYSGILLQVDNTYDGYQWYLDGNIIPGATSFSINPELYGAGTYTCLVTKNNCDTRLTAGYNYTLCPPITTTTYNIGSCNTKVITPAFTSSAQVIVPSHTNIISQPANGTATVNPATGQITYTPNAGLTADTTDSFIYYVDGNGNPADFEYFKIVINIDVLQTQNATMSSCADASGNGTFNLTSAVVSPDPGTTVMYYTNANLTGQIANPANYSGPAGTVYANVTSAFGCSKPAQITLTLNPSPNVNTGNFNANLCDDNFDGIINVNFATVTPQIVTNPANFTVKYYLVQADATAGNNNTLPANWNYSTNTTVYVRVSSNVGDCPPAFGQINFTIGTRITLITGSIAADVCDNDLSGSESANLNDYKNLFTTDPSVVLSFYTSLADAQAGVNAISPTQNITSVHTYYIRFQSSTGCPNTGILKLTLKTPKKSDRLHDQVVCSDGKAILDAGPGFTSYLWNTGATTPSITAGAGNYYVDLGFNGCVYRQNVNVTTAEAPTITKIETSGPTATLYVTGGTPPYQYSIDGINYQTSNVFIGLSRGIHKVYVLGSDGCMPVTKEFLILNLVNAITPNGDGLNDVLNYSDLKIKQNVKIEVADRYGAPVYKSSDKNYIWDGKVNGRNLPTGTYWYVITWTEPDTKLPVSYSGWLLIKNRD